ACCACGACCAGCCCATGTATCCATCCGGCCGCTTCCTCGGTGATCTGGGAGGCCGTCAGGCCGAGCACGGTCATGATCACGGCCGACGGAAGGGTGAACCCGAGCCAGGCCGCGAAACCGCCCCACAACCCACCGCGCGCCATGCCGATCGCCATGCCGAGCTTGCTGCTTCCCGCCCCAGGAAAGGCCTGCGAAAGGGCGACCAGATCGGCGAAGGTCTCCTCGTCCACCCACCGGCGCCGCTGGACGTACTCGTCCTGGAAGTAGCCGATGTGGGCGATGGGCCCGCCGAAAGAAGTCAGCCCGAGGCGTAGGGCGACCCAGAATATCTCGATTACCGATCCCCGCTCGGGGTTGAAGGTTCCGGAACCGGCTCCCGCGTCCTGGTTGCTCGGCTTGCTATCGTCCGTCACCGGATTCCCCTGACCATGCATCGCGTGCCAATATCGGGCTACGATACCAGGGGGCGTCGAGCGATAACCCGAGCTCGGAGTCCGAACTCGAACCGTCAGCCCGTAGCCGCCCGTTCGCGTGCCAAGCGATTAGTAACGAACAGGTGCCCAAATGATTGAGACCGACCGTATCGATGGTCATCCCACATTCGAAGGCCACAGCAAGCTATTTCGCGACATCCTGCTGGGCTTCGTGAGGGTGCACGTACTCGATTGTGCGAGCAGGGGCCCCGTGTACGGAGTAGCGCTCAACGACGAGCTGGCGACCCACGGCTACAACCTGTCGCCGGGAACCCTCTACCCGCTCCTCCACGGACTGGAGGAGATCGGGTTCCTCGAACGCTCTCCCGAGGTGGTCGGCGGCAAGGTGCGGAAGTACTACTCGCTGACAGATCGCGGACAGCAGGCGCTGGAGGACCTGCGCCCCAAGATCCGCGAGCTCGTATCCGATGTCCTGGACGGCGAGGCTGTTGCCGCCGGTTCCCGGTAGGAGGCCCGGATCGGCGCCACGCCGGGCAGGAGGATCATGCTCCCGGATAACACCATGTCCGGATGAGGATCGGGCTCATGGCCTCGATCTCGGTTCCCGGGGAACCGACGCTCGAGAACCTGATCTCCACCATCGCCCGAGCCGAGGCAGCCGGCTTCGACACCGCATGGACGTCGGGTCGGATGGACGCCCTCACCCAGCTGGCTGTCGCCGGTGCAAGCACGACCCGAGTCGAGTTGGGAACGGCCATCGTGCCCACCTACCCCCGGCATCCGTATGCGCTGGCCCTGCAGGCGTTGACGGTGCAGATCGGTTGCGCCGGAAGGCTGGCGCTTGGCGTGGGCGTGAGCCACGACACCTTGATGTCCTCCCTCGGCTTCGACTGGTCGGCACCGGTGCGTCACGCCCGCGAGTACCTCACCTGCCTCTCAGGGTTGCTGTCAGGTGCGGAGGTGACCTTCTCCGGGGCTGAGTACTCCCTCTCGAAGGTCTCGCTGCCGCTTGCCACGCTTACGGCCAGCCCGCCTGTCCTCATGGCCGCGTTGGGTCCGAAGATGCTGCGAGTAGCCGGGTCGCTATCGGACGGGACCGTCCTCTGGCTCAGCGGCGCTCGTTACGTGAGGACGGTGGCGGTTCCCGAGACTACGGCTGCGGCAGAAGGAGCCGGACGGCTGCCGCCGAGGGTGGTGGCCGGAGCTCCGGTGTGGGTGACCGACGACAGGGCATCCGCGTACGAGCACGCCGAGCGGGCCTTGACGGGCATCGGAAGCAGGCCGGTCTACCGGGCGGTACTGGACCTCAACGGATCTTCCAGCCCGGCGCAGGTGGCTCTGATCGGCGACGAGTCCGAAGTGGGTAGACGCCTGGACGAGTTGGCCGAGGCAGGCGCCACAGACTTCGCAGCCCAGATCCTCGCCTCGTCGCCCGAGGAGTACGACCGGACCCATGCCTTCCTGGCCGGTTATGCCCGGAGAAACGACGTGTCATAGACCGGTGATACGAGCCCCGGGGATGACGGGCGGCTCGTTGATGTTGGTCCCGATCCGGGGATCCAGAGCCGGCACGATCAGGGGATTACCGGACAGGCGTTCGATCTTCACCTCTTACAATCCGATTCCGGCTACCGATATCGGGCTACGATACCGTCTAGACGCTGTACGGCGCCGGTGCGAATGGGAGGCCGGTAGTGGCTTGGGACGTGTTCGTAGTTCATTGGCTTCACGTGGCCTTCGGTATCTTCTGGGCGGGCTCGATCGCCTTCACCCGGGTCACCTTGTTCCCGGCCCTCGCCACCCTGCCGAAGGAGCAGGCGGAGGCTGCCCGCGGGTCGTTACTGACCGCGAAGGCCCGCCAGATCACGTTGATCACGGCCGGCGGCACGGTCGTCACGGGAAT
This portion of the bacterium genome encodes:
- a CDS encoding TIGR03564 family F420-dependent LLM class oxidoreductase, translated to MRIGLMASISVPGEPTLENLISTIARAEAAGFDTAWTSGRMDALTQLAVAGASTTRVELGTAIVPTYPRHPYALALQALTVQIGCAGRLALGVGVSHDTLMSSLGFDWSAPVRHAREYLTCLSGLLSGAEVTFSGAEYSLSKVSLPLATLTASPPVLMAALGPKMLRVAGSLSDGTVLWLSGARYVRTVAVPETTAAAEGAGRLPPRVVAGAPVWVTDDRASAYEHAERALTGIGSRPVYRAVLDLNGSSSPAQVALIGDESEVGRRLDELAEAGATDFAAQILASSPEEYDRTHAFLAGYARRNDVS
- a CDS encoding PadR family transcriptional regulator — encoded protein: MIETDRIDGHPTFEGHSKLFRDILLGFVRVHVLDCASRGPVYGVALNDELATHGYNLSPGTLYPLLHGLEEIGFLERSPEVVGGKVRKYYSLTDRGQQALEDLRPKIRELVSDVLDGEAVAAGSR